GAAACGTATTCACGTTTCGGCTGACCGATTTGTGGACTTATTTTTAAGAAGCGTAGCGACTATGAAAATAGAAATGCCCTTGTGGTGCTCCCGCCAGGAATCGAACATTACATGTTCAGTACCCGTTGTGGATATTTTAGTCGCTTCTCTCCTAAAATATCTCACAACAGCTTCGATTCGTGCTACGGCTTTTTATTCCGCTATCGCTTCATAAAAACCCTGCACCTGGCGGGAGCACAAGAAAAACCGGCTAAACGCCGGCCTTTCTTACTGTGCTCCCGCCAGGAATCGAACCTGGAGCACTGGTACCGCAAACCAATATTTTATCCATTAAACTACGGGAGCTTCATTTTGAAGAATGTTTTTATTGACAAGCAACAAAACTGTTTTACTTCTTCAACACGAAGAGTATACCCTAAAATCCAAATCTTTCCAGTATTTTTACAAATAAAGGCTCCTCAAGTAATTCTTCCTTTAGTCGACCTCTTAAAATAGATTCAATGTCATCAATATATTCTTCAGGGATTGGTATAACTAGAAGTGGCATAAAATGATGGTCTGTTAAAACCAGTAGTTGCGGACCGTTAGGGTCTTCTTCATCAATATGAAAAGATTTGAGTGAAGAATAAGGATAGAGCTCATCATTTACCCTAATTCCTCGCACTGTTACCGCGAAAGGAATGATCGATGGCTTGCGCGCTGCCAACACCAAAAGCGCCACACCAGACACAGCCATCAGCAAAGCAAATAGGGTATTACTAAAAACCAAAGCAGAAATAACAACCGCCACAATTACAATAATCAGTGAAAAATACCAATCACTCCCCTTTTCTACATGATGGTGTTCTGGGGCTTCCCAAGTGATAGCGCGAGCTGATGGTTCCATTGCAAAAATTATAGCACAAGGCAGTGTACATTTTGCAGGTTATTTGGTAGTATCTGTTGCTAACGGGCGTAAATAACCCCGTAGGAAGTAACTACAATCGAATATAAATGGAGGGATGGCTATTAAATCTAAACTGCTTTAGATTTAATCCGATCGTTCGCTAGAACGAATTACCGATGCTTTAGCGAGGTGATAGGGAGTGGTCAATGAATAACAAATTGTAGAGGTAAAATTTAATACGGAGAGATGGCTGAGTGGTTGAAGGCAGCGGTCTTGAAAACCGCCATACGTTTACGCGTATCGAGGGTTCGAATCCCTCTCTCTCCGCCGTTTAGAGCTAGCACGAGACACCTTATTTTAAGCCGTATTTCCGACTTTAAATTTGACAGTGTTTGAGGTGTTCAAAACTGTCTGTATTTCAGACATTCATAATTTTGAAAATAGCAACTCGTGTGTTTTTTGTTATAATTACTATTATTATGAATACAAAACATGTCAGTATTGTAGTTTTAGTAGTGATTGCGTTAGGTTTATTTTATTATTTCTCACAAACCAACAACTCATCAAATTCTGAAACAACAACATCTGTAGAAAAACGAGACCAAGAAGACCTAATTAAAGGCATAACAAACATAGAAGATGTGTTGGGTGAGAATGCTCGAGTAGGCTTGTCGGTCGTAAATAGTGATGCGGATATAATTTTGCAGCATCGAGGTGATGAAAGGTTCCCTATGACGAGCACCTTTAAAACACTTGCGTGTGGTGTCGTGCTACAGAAGGTAGATGCTGGCGAAGAGTCACTCGATAGAGAGATGTTAATAGGTGAAGAAGATATGGTTCCGTATGCCCCTGTCACGGAAAATCATGTTGGTGGTTTATTGACGCTGGGTGAGCTTTGTGAAGCAGCAATTACAACAAGTGACAATGTGGCGGGTAACAAAATTTTGGAAACATTGGGTGGTCCTGAAGGATTTACGGCACTTTTGCGTAGTGTTGGAGATATTCAGACCCGTTTGGATCGTTGGGAAGTTGAGCTTAATGAGGCGGCTCCCGATGACCCTAGAGATACAACTACTCCAAACCAGATGAGTGAAACTCTACATACGTTTCTAACAGGAAACACACTGTCTGATGAGTCGAAAAAACAATTGTCTGACTGGCTCTATGCACAGGCGGTAGCAGATTCATTGTTTCGTTCACGACTACCCTCAGGATGGCAGATCGCAGATAAGTCCGGTGGCGGTGGATTTGGATCACGATCAATTGCTGCTATGCTCAAATTACCAGAAGGAGAAGCTTTCTTTGTTTCACTGTACATAACTAACACCGAGAAAGAAATGGCTGATCTTAATGTGGTGGTGGCTGATATTGGTGAAATGTTATTTGAATTCTTTTCAGGTAGTGAAGACTTAACTGAGGCAGATGCGAAATAATCTGTCCAAAAGGTATACAGCTCGTGTAACGAGAGAAATTCCCTTACTCTCCGCCAGACTCGGCTAGCACGACTCGCTTTAATTTTAAGCGTCTCGTGCTAGCCGTTTTTCGTTATATGGTTTATGTATATGACAAACATAAATCATGGGTCAATGGAAGTGGCGACCTTAGATAAACAACTTCCGCAAATTAAATATTGTCTTTATGCTCGAAAGTCTATGGAAGACGAAGATAGACAGGCACTGTCTATAGACTCTCAGTTAAAAGAAATGAGAAAGATTGCTGAGCGTGAAAATCTATTCATTTCAGCCGTTCGTACAGAAGCTCATTCAGCAAAGCTGTCAGGTCAAAGACCAGTCTTCAACAAAATCATTGAGGAAATAAGAAACGAGAGATTTAATGCAATCCTAACGTGGAATGCGGACAGGTTAAGCAGGAATGCTGGCGACTTGGGAGTTCTAGTTGATTTAATGGACCAAAATCAACTAACTGAGATACGGACATATAATCAAACATTTAGTAACTCACCAAATGAGAAGTTTCTTCTTATGATTTTGTGTTCACAAGCCAAACTTGAGAATGACAACAAAAGTATAAATGTAAAACGAGGACTACGAATGAAGGTAGAAATGGGGTTATGGCCATGTATCGCACCCACAGGGTACTTAAATGATATGGTCCGTGGGCACGAAGGAAGAGTTATCGTTGATCCAGCACGGGCACACATCATTAGAAAAATGTTTGAACTAGTAGCTGAAGGCTGGACACAAAGACAGTTACGGTTTTGGTTAAAAGATGAACTAGATTTCACCACCAGAACTGGCAAACATCTAAGTATGGGTAGTATTCAAAAGATTTTGAGTACGCCTTTTTATTATGGCGAGTTTGAATACCCTAAAGGTAGCGGTAAGTGGTACAAAGGTATTCACAAACCAATTATCACAAAAGAGTTATTCGATATAGTTAAAGCTCAAAATCAAGCCCGCAGAAAACAGAATTACATTTTCAGGAAAAATATTGCTTTCACCAAACTGATGAAGTGTGGTTTATGCGGTGGCAACGTAACTGCTGAGGAGAAATTCAAAGCACTTAAAGACGGAACTATCGCAAGATACGTTTATTATGGCTGCACTCGATCGAAAGATGTGAACTGCAAAATTAAATACATCCGAGAAGAAAAGTTAATCGAAAAATTACGTGAGCTAATCGACAAAATATCTTTGGATGATTTAGGTCTTAGGGGTCAGTTTGAACAAGAGGTTGAGCGCATACATAAATTCAACTGTGATGTTATGGGAAAACCACCAGTTTACTCTGATGAGGAGCAGAGAGAAGTAGACATTAAGAAATACGTGAAGTATTTGCTCGCCTACGGAGATATAGATGAAAAAAGACATATTTTAATTAGTCTTAAAAACAAACTGATCTTGAAAGATGGCGAGGTGTATTTAGAAACTATTGATGATACTGAGGAAATTTAATCGCCAACATTGAAGGCGACTTCAAGTACGATAGTGACCAATCGCTCCATACGCTCAGTATAGAAGTTGAAAATTGGTTCGGTGATAAAAGTTATTGCCCAAGTCCAAAAATTCAAAAAATTATCAAAATTCCATGTCACCAGACCATAGAGTATAGAAACACTAAAAAAGCCAATCACAAGCCATTTTAGGACTTTCTGGGGCCACCTGAATGATAAATCGTCCATTTAGGCATTTTATGCTTCTGGGTACGATTAGCAACTGTTAGAGAATATGCACTCCGAAAGCTTCGAGTTTATCTTTCTTTTTCTCCCACTTGGGATATTTCTCGTCTAAAAATGCGAAGAACTTCTTATCGTGATTTTTGTATCGCATATGACAAAGTTCATGAACAATAACGTAGTCAATACAGTCTTTTGATACGTGTATTAGTTTGGGATTAAGAATGATTTTGTCTTTGTTCACAAAACTACCCCAACGACGCTTCATGTCCCGAGTAGTCAAGGCTGGAGTATGTTTGTAATCAAAACGCTCAAGCATCTCGTTAAATCTTTCTTCGAAAACACTTTGTCGTTTTTGATCAAACCAAAGCTTAACAAGTTTTTGAGTATGGACACCGTCACTTAATGCCTTAGTGGTGGAAACCATTAGTACTCCTCGCAGAAGAGAAACAGAATCTATCTCTCCCTTTCGAACAATTAACTTATGCTGTCTGCCAAGGTAGTGGAAACTTTCGCCAGAAACATACTCTTTGGTATACGTTTTACGTTGGTACTTACCAAAGAAGTTCAGTTGTTTCTGTAGCCAAAACCATTTCTTTTTCAAGAATTGCTCAATTCTTTCATCATCAGCTTCATGTGGACACTTAACACAAATCCGCATATCCGGAGTAACGGTTAGGCTGAGGGTTTTTCTATCTTGTTTAATGAGGTCGTAGCAGTAGACGAATGAGCCAAAAATAAATTCTTTTTGCTGTTTAGGAGAAGATTTCATGGTTATTCTCAGCAAGCATAAGTGTATTGTTTATGATGGTTCGAATATCATCATTGGTAAGATCAATCTGCTTTTCAGTCTTTACTGTGTCGTAGAGGTAATCATCAACCTTATTCATGATTTTTCTTTTCACATCTAAGTTTTTGTACCAATCAACAATAGCTTCTGCTTTAACGATATTGAAAATATCGAGGACTATTGTAACGAATTCTTCTTCTGAAAGTTTAAAGTTGCCAAATGATTCTCTTAAGTTTCGATAAAACACATCTGAACCACTAACAGACTCAATCGCGGTTGGTAGACTGTCATCCTTTTTATTAACAACATCATCGCTAATTAGCTTCAATTGCTTAAGAGCAGCGATGTCAGCCATTTTGCCCTCATGCATTTTCTTTAAGATGTCTGATATTTTCTTTGAGAATCGCTCGTAGAATTCAGGATCAGAATCCATCTTTTCAGTAATGTTCTTTTGAGTCTGTGCCGCAATCGCTTCTGCCTTAGATTTATCTGATCCTAGTGTTTCGATTGCTTCCTCAAACTTTTCGCGATCAGTAATATTGATTTGTTTAGTTAAAAGCTCGACACTTTGGGCATCTACGTACTTATCAAGAATCCCAACCAGTGATTGTTTGTATTCCGCCAAATCAACTCGGTCTGCATACTTCAAACTAGCAGTCTTTCGAAGCTCCATAAACTTCTTAAGTTCACGAGTGTACATATCGAGATTATCAAACTCATGAACAAAGTCTTGAAGCACAAAACACTCATTTAGATTTTTGATGAAAGCATTGAGAGTTTTGTAGAAAGTCTCTCGGGTCGGGGCATCATCCAGTAACTGTAAAAACTCTTCATCGTCAGATGAGCCTTTAATAGTTTTAAAGATGTCTTGAAGAAGACTGTAACTTTCTTCCAACTCCTCAACCTTCTTACTCACATCAACCATGGTGCCTTTCACGTCTTCTTCATCGTAGTTACCAAACAGCTTCATCGCTGTATCAATGTTCTTGGCATTTTCAGAGTAGTCGATGATATACCCTGCTGTCTTAGGCAACTTCTTATTTTCATGCAATCGGTTTACACGAGCAATTGCTTGTAAAAGGTTATGGTCACGCAAGTCTTTTGCTAAGTAGAGCACTGTATTTCGAGGGGCATCAAAGCCGGTCAAAAGCTTATCTACAACGATGATGATTTCGATTCCATCATCATTGTATTTAAAGCTATCAATCACATCTTTTTCATACTTCGCTACACTACTGTGATTCTTTCGTACACTATCAAGGTACTTTACCACCTCAGCCTTATGGGTGTTTGCTTCGTCACCATCATCATGCTCGTCTGAAATAACTACTGCAGTACGAATTTTCGCCCTGTCTTGGAAGAACTTCTGAAACAAAACAGCCGAATACTTTGAAGGAGCAACCAACTGTGCTTTAAGACCAGTATCTTGGAAATGTTCCGTGAAGTGCTTTTCAATGTCATACCCAATTTCAACAATACGCTGAGGATTGTCTTTAATAACTTTAGTACTTATGTATTTCTGAATCTCTCTTTTTTGCTTTTCGTTTAAGTCTTCAGTAATTCGATCTACCTGTCTATCAATTTGCTCAGCATTCTGTTCCATTGGCACATAACGCCCCTCATAGATAAGCGGAAGAATGATGTTATCAGCCAGAGCATCATCAATCGTGTATTTGTCGATATATCCACCAAACTTTTTCCAACTAGCCTTCTCTGACTTCATGAGTGGGGTACCAGTAAAGCCGATGTAACACGCATTTGGAATAATGCGATTCATCTCAAGATTGGCGATACCGCTTTGACTACGGTGTGCTTCGTCAATCAAGACGAAAATATTTTGATCGTCATCAATAAAGCCAGCCTTTTTCTTAGCTGCTGAATCAAACTTATCGATCACCGTTGTAATTACACCGAGGTTTTTATCCTTGATGAGATCAAGCAGGTTTTGTCCGCTGGTAGCCTGAATAACCTCTTTCTTGAGATTACAGTTTTTAAAGGTATCTCGAATTTGTTTATCCAAGTCTTTTCGGTCAGTCACAATTAGAACCCGAGGGTTGCTAATCTCAGGATTTTCAATCAGCGCCTTCACGAACATGACCATTGTCAGTGACTTTCCTGACCCTTGTGTATGCCACACCAAACCACCTTTTCGACGAGTAATACCTGTATCAGTAGTCTCAGTTTCTTTAATGTGGTTCAACATTTTGCTGATAGCAAAATACTGCTGGTAGCGAGAAAGTTTTTTAACACCTGCATCAAAAAGAATGTAGTTCTTTGTGAGATCAAGTAAACGCGCAGGTTCAAAAAGCGACAAAATACCTCGATCTTGCTCAGTCGGTAACCGATTCAGTTTTTGCTTATGGCCAGTAGTGTATCCATTCAAATCAGTCAGTACTTGTTTGTATATTTCTGCATCTACTGGTGTTGCAATCAGCTTTTTAATCTTTGCGTCTAGTTCTTTTGGTGTTGTACCTTTTTCTTTCCAGACAGCATAAAACTTATTTGGTGTACCAGTCGTACCGTATTGCAATTCTTTGCCATTTGTCCCTACAAGCAACTGGGTAAAGGTATACAGTTTTGGGCAAAACTCAGGTCCCTGATTACGATTCATCTGATTAATCGCTTCAACTACGGGAACACTAGACTTTTTATTCTCAATAACTGCAAATGGGATACCATTTACGAAACAAACGATATCAGGGCGAATGTTTTGCTTACCACTGGCCACATATTCAGCTGTGATATGGAAGGAGTTGTTTTCAGGATGTTCAAAATCAATAAAACGAAAGTTCTTTGAGACCGTCTTACCACCCGCACTCACCTTAATAGTCTTACCGCCCGAAGTTGGCATGATGATGTTGTAGATTTTTTGTGAAGTATCAATCAGGCCCTCGTACTGGATATGTTCAAGCTCTTCAATCGTGTCTCGAACGTCTTTCTCACTAAACTTGTATGATTTACCATCAACCTCATATCCGTTGATATCCATCAATTTACGTTCAGCAATATCTGCCAGTATGAAATTGCTGGTGTCGCCACCACGTTCCTTGAGCACATCCTCAGCAGAAATGTATTGGTAGCCCATAGCAATCAGTAACTCAAGGGTGGTGAGTTGAGACTGTCGGGCTTCGTCAAAGTGTACTTTTTCTAACATAGTAATTTATTTAGTGGCTGATAATGATTTAACTGTTCTAATATTCCCGTGAACCAGGTTTTCTAGTAAGTATTTTCTCTGTTCTCTTACAAGTTTTAATTTGTCTTTTAAGTTCTCTAGTTCAAGTTCGCAAGTTTCAAATATCTCAGCAATTTTGATTTGATCGTCAGTATTCTCTGGAAGACTTACCTTTGTCTGCAAGAATTGG
Above is a genomic segment from Candidatus Nomurabacteria bacterium containing:
- the bla gene encoding class A beta-lactamase, with product MNTKHVSIVVLVVIALGLFYYFSQTNNSSNSETTTSVEKRDQEDLIKGITNIEDVLGENARVGLSVVNSDADIILQHRGDERFPMTSTFKTLACGVVLQKVDAGEESLDREMLIGEEDMVPYAPVTENHVGGLLTLGELCEAAITTSDNVAGNKILETLGGPEGFTALLRSVGDIQTRLDRWEVELNEAAPDDPRDTTTPNQMSETLHTFLTGNTLSDESKKQLSDWLYAQAVADSLFRSRLPSGWQIADKSGGGGFGSRSIAAMLKLPEGEAFFVSLYITNTEKEMADLNVVVADIGEMLFEFFSGSEDLTEADAK
- a CDS encoding recombinase family protein, giving the protein MTNINHGSMEVATLDKQLPQIKYCLYARKSMEDEDRQALSIDSQLKEMRKIAERENLFISAVRTEAHSAKLSGQRPVFNKIIEEIRNERFNAILTWNADRLSRNAGDLGVLVDLMDQNQLTEIRTYNQTFSNSPNEKFLLMILCSQAKLENDNKSINVKRGLRMKVEMGLWPCIAPTGYLNDMVRGHEGRVIVDPARAHIIRKMFELVAEGWTQRQLRFWLKDELDFTTRTGKHLSMGSIQKILSTPFYYGEFEYPKGSGKWYKGIHKPIITKELFDIVKAQNQARRKQNYIFRKNIAFTKLMKCGLCGGNVTAEEKFKALKDGTIARYVYYGCTRSKDVNCKIKYIREEKLIEKLRELIDKISLDDLGLRGQFEQEVERIHKFNCDVMGKPPVYSDEEQREVDIKKYVKYLLAYGDIDEKRHILISLKNKLILKDGEVYLETIDDTEEI
- a CDS encoding M48 family metallopeptidase; this translates as MKSSPKQQKEFIFGSFVYCYDLIKQDRKTLSLTVTPDMRICVKCPHEADDERIEQFLKKKWFWLQKQLNFFGKYQRKTYTKEYVSGESFHYLGRQHKLIVRKGEIDSVSLLRGVLMVSTTKALSDGVHTQKLVKLWFDQKRQSVFEERFNEMLERFDYKHTPALTTRDMKRRWGSFVNKDKIILNPKLIHVSKDCIDYVIVHELCHMRYKNHDKKFFAFLDEKYPKWEKKKDKLEAFGVHIL
- a CDS encoding type I restriction endonuclease subunit R, producing MLEKVHFDEARQSQLTTLELLIAMGYQYISAEDVLKERGGDTSNFILADIAERKLMDINGYEVDGKSYKFSEKDVRDTIEELEHIQYEGLIDTSQKIYNIIMPTSGGKTIKVSAGGKTVSKNFRFIDFEHPENNSFHITAEYVASGKQNIRPDIVCFVNGIPFAVIENKKSSVPVVEAINQMNRNQGPEFCPKLYTFTQLLVGTNGKELQYGTTGTPNKFYAVWKEKGTTPKELDAKIKKLIATPVDAEIYKQVLTDLNGYTTGHKQKLNRLPTEQDRGILSLFEPARLLDLTKNYILFDAGVKKLSRYQQYFAISKMLNHIKETETTDTGITRRKGGLVWHTQGSGKSLTMVMFVKALIENPEISNPRVLIVTDRKDLDKQIRDTFKNCNLKKEVIQATSGQNLLDLIKDKNLGVITTVIDKFDSAAKKKAGFIDDDQNIFVLIDEAHRSQSGIANLEMNRIIPNACYIGFTGTPLMKSEKASWKKFGGYIDKYTIDDALADNIILPLIYEGRYVPMEQNAEQIDRQVDRITEDLNEKQKREIQKYISTKVIKDNPQRIVEIGYDIEKHFTEHFQDTGLKAQLVAPSKYSAVLFQKFFQDRAKIRTAVVISDEHDDGDEANTHKAEVVKYLDSVRKNHSSVAKYEKDVIDSFKYNDDGIEIIIVVDKLLTGFDAPRNTVLYLAKDLRDHNLLQAIARVNRLHENKKLPKTAGYIIDYSENAKNIDTAMKLFGNYDEEDVKGTMVDVSKKVEELEESYSLLQDIFKTIKGSSDDEEFLQLLDDAPTRETFYKTLNAFIKNLNECFVLQDFVHEFDNLDMYTRELKKFMELRKTASLKYADRVDLAEYKQSLVGILDKYVDAQSVELLTKQINITDREKFEEAIETLGSDKSKAEAIAAQTQKNITEKMDSDPEFYERFSKKISDILKKMHEGKMADIAALKQLKLISDDVVNKKDDSLPTAIESVSGSDVFYRNLRESFGNFKLSEEEFVTIVLDIFNIVKAEAIVDWYKNLDVKRKIMNKVDDYLYDTVKTEKQIDLTNDDIRTIINNTLMLAENNHEIFS